Proteins from one Juglans microcarpa x Juglans regia isolate MS1-56 chromosome 1S, Jm3101_v1.0, whole genome shotgun sequence genomic window:
- the LOC121247827 gene encoding glycylpeptide N-tetradecanoyltransferase 1-like isoform X1, whose protein sequence is MVYLVLSFHLPYKKEIRMVDSNASSGSPEETQNPIPDGNEPSENDLTLDALTRKVQESLSLGKRHKFWETQPVGQFKDQGDSSLPEGPIEPPTPLSEVKQEPYNLPNAYEWITCDLDSDEMCSEVYKLLTNNYVEDDENMFRFNYSKEFLRWALRPPGYFRSWHIGVCAKSSKKLVAFITGIPARIRARDDVVNMAEINFLCVHKKLRSKRLAPVMIKEVTRRVHLENIWQAAYTAGVVLPTPVSTCQYWHRSLNPKKLIDVGFSRLGARMTMSRTIKLYKLPDSTVTEGFRKMELHDVPAVTRLLRTYLNQFIVAPDFDENDVEHWLLPKEDVVDSYLVESPKTHEITDFCSFYTLPSSILGSQNYTTLKAAYSYYNVATKTPLLQLMNDALIVAKRKDYDVFNALDVMQNESFLKELKFGPGDGKLHYYLYNYRIRQALRPPELGLVLL, encoded by the coding sequence atggTTTATCTTGTTCTGTCTTTCCATCTGCCTTATAAAAAGGAAATCAGAATGGTTGATAGCAATGCATCATCTGGATCGCCTGAAGAAACTCAAAACCCTATTCCTGATGGGAATGAACCTTCCGAGAATGACCTCACACTTGATGCTCTAACTCGAAAAGTTCAAGAATCTCTATCGCTTGGAAAGAGACATAAGTTTTGGGAAACCCAACCTGTTGGGCAATTCAAGGATCAGGGGGACAGCAGTTTGCCTGAGGGTCCAATTGAACCCCCAACCCCCTTATCTGAAGTCAAACAAGAACCCTACAACCTACCCAACGCATATGAGTGGATTACTTGTGATCTTGATTCTGATGAGATGTGCAGTGAGGTGTATAAGCTTCTCACTAATAACTATGTCGAGGATGATGAGAACATGTTCAGATTTAACTATTCAAAGGAATTTCTTCGTTGGGCTTTACGCCCTCCAGGCTATTTCAGGAGTTGGCACATTGGTGTCTGTGCCAAAAGTTCAAAGAAGTTGGTTGCTTTCATTACTGGCATTCCTGCCAGAATTCGGGCCCGTGATGATGTTGTCAACATGGCAGAGATTAATTTCCTTTGTGTGCATAAAAAGCTCAGATCAAAGAGACTTGCTCCTGTCATGATCAAAGAGGTGACCAGGAGGGTTCACTTGGAGAATATATGGCAGGCAGCTTATACTGCTGGAGTGGTTCTTCCAACTCCAGTTTCAACCTGTCAATATTGGCATAGatctttgaatccaaaaaaGCTGATTGATGTCGGGTTTTCCAGACTTGGTGCGAGGATGACAATGAGTCGAACTATTAAGCTTTACAAGCTGCCAGATTCCACAGTCACCGAAGGTTTCAGAAAAATGGAGCTCCATGATGTTCCTGCTGTGACACGGTTACTAAGGACTTATTTGAACCAATTTATTGTTGCACCGGATTTTGATGAAAATGATGTGGAGCATTGGCTTCTTCCAAAGGAGGATGTCGTCGATAGTTACCTGGTTGAGAGTCCTAAAACTCATGAGATAACTGATTTCTGCAGTTTCTACACGCTGCCTTCATCTATCCTTGGCAGCCAGAATTATACGACTTTGAAGGCTGCTTATTCCTATTATAATGTTGCCACGAAAACTCCTTTGCTTCAATTAATGAATGACGCTCTTATTGTGGCAAAACGGAAGGATTATGATGTTTTCAATGCATTGGATGTCATGCAGAATGAATCTTTCTTGAAGGAACTTAAATTTGGGCCAGGTGATGGGAAACTGCACTACTATCTTTATAACTATCGGATAAGACAGGCACTGAGGCCACCCGAGCTTGGGCTGGTGCTCTTATAG
- the LOC121247827 gene encoding glycylpeptide N-tetradecanoyltransferase 1-like isoform X2, whose amino-acid sequence MVDSNASSGSPEETQNPIPDGNEPSENDLTLDALTRKVQESLSLGKRHKFWETQPVGQFKDQGDSSLPEGPIEPPTPLSEVKQEPYNLPNAYEWITCDLDSDEMCSEVYKLLTNNYVEDDENMFRFNYSKEFLRWALRPPGYFRSWHIGVCAKSSKKLVAFITGIPARIRARDDVVNMAEINFLCVHKKLRSKRLAPVMIKEVTRRVHLENIWQAAYTAGVVLPTPVSTCQYWHRSLNPKKLIDVGFSRLGARMTMSRTIKLYKLPDSTVTEGFRKMELHDVPAVTRLLRTYLNQFIVAPDFDENDVEHWLLPKEDVVDSYLVESPKTHEITDFCSFYTLPSSILGSQNYTTLKAAYSYYNVATKTPLLQLMNDALIVAKRKDYDVFNALDVMQNESFLKELKFGPGDGKLHYYLYNYRIRQALRPPELGLVLL is encoded by the coding sequence ATGGTTGATAGCAATGCATCATCTGGATCGCCTGAAGAAACTCAAAACCCTATTCCTGATGGGAATGAACCTTCCGAGAATGACCTCACACTTGATGCTCTAACTCGAAAAGTTCAAGAATCTCTATCGCTTGGAAAGAGACATAAGTTTTGGGAAACCCAACCTGTTGGGCAATTCAAGGATCAGGGGGACAGCAGTTTGCCTGAGGGTCCAATTGAACCCCCAACCCCCTTATCTGAAGTCAAACAAGAACCCTACAACCTACCCAACGCATATGAGTGGATTACTTGTGATCTTGATTCTGATGAGATGTGCAGTGAGGTGTATAAGCTTCTCACTAATAACTATGTCGAGGATGATGAGAACATGTTCAGATTTAACTATTCAAAGGAATTTCTTCGTTGGGCTTTACGCCCTCCAGGCTATTTCAGGAGTTGGCACATTGGTGTCTGTGCCAAAAGTTCAAAGAAGTTGGTTGCTTTCATTACTGGCATTCCTGCCAGAATTCGGGCCCGTGATGATGTTGTCAACATGGCAGAGATTAATTTCCTTTGTGTGCATAAAAAGCTCAGATCAAAGAGACTTGCTCCTGTCATGATCAAAGAGGTGACCAGGAGGGTTCACTTGGAGAATATATGGCAGGCAGCTTATACTGCTGGAGTGGTTCTTCCAACTCCAGTTTCAACCTGTCAATATTGGCATAGatctttgaatccaaaaaaGCTGATTGATGTCGGGTTTTCCAGACTTGGTGCGAGGATGACAATGAGTCGAACTATTAAGCTTTACAAGCTGCCAGATTCCACAGTCACCGAAGGTTTCAGAAAAATGGAGCTCCATGATGTTCCTGCTGTGACACGGTTACTAAGGACTTATTTGAACCAATTTATTGTTGCACCGGATTTTGATGAAAATGATGTGGAGCATTGGCTTCTTCCAAAGGAGGATGTCGTCGATAGTTACCTGGTTGAGAGTCCTAAAACTCATGAGATAACTGATTTCTGCAGTTTCTACACGCTGCCTTCATCTATCCTTGGCAGCCAGAATTATACGACTTTGAAGGCTGCTTATTCCTATTATAATGTTGCCACGAAAACTCCTTTGCTTCAATTAATGAATGACGCTCTTATTGTGGCAAAACGGAAGGATTATGATGTTTTCAATGCATTGGATGTCATGCAGAATGAATCTTTCTTGAAGGAACTTAAATTTGGGCCAGGTGATGGGAAACTGCACTACTATCTTTATAACTATCGGATAAGACAGGCACTGAGGCCACCCGAGCTTGGGCTGGTGCTCTTATAG